ACACTTCTATGTCCAGttaacctctgtgtgtgtgtgtgtgtgtgtgtgtgtgtgtgtcagtaaagTGTGATTTTGTGTTACTCTAAGGTTGCATGAATCCCCTCTAACCGAGGATGTGCCAGTGGGTTATGAGAAAGGAAATACTAAGTGCTGGGTCTCTTTCATTTACAGCAGGCtcactctgacactgctttgctgTCATCTGGTATTGAACCTTCGGGAATGTGCCGTGTGTTTACTTATTTTCTGATGTGGATAAATATGGATGAAAAACTGGGCCCTAAAGAGGCATGGGTTTTCCTGGTTCGGCCCTGTTAGTCAAAAGCCTCGGTCCTAGCCCAACATTCAGCTAACGGGAATCCTTATTATAGGGCAACCCACATAGTTTTATTTGACTATTTGATACTATGTAGAATCAGTGCTGGATCAAATTGTCTCTTCTGAATTGTCTACATTGTGAGCCCCTGTTCATCTTATGTAAAATTAGCTCCAAATTATTTTGGAGCTCTTGCACCTAAAGTGAGTAACAGGACTATTTCAGCCTGAGAAATAACAGCTAGCAGGGGCACCAAAGCTAGCACTTACACCAGTGAGTGGGTGTCCATGTGCATGCATGGTGTTTAGGTAAGCATCTCAATGGCCAATCAACTAATGGACTACCAAGATATTTCAGCACATAGCTTTGATCTAGTACTTGCTATATTGGTCTACTGTACTTAATATAAAAGTTGGTTAGTATTAAAACCACACACCTTACTCAGATTATTTTTGTGATTGAGCTTTTGAAAGGTTATTGATATGAAATGTTTAAGAATTTCACAAACCTTCTACTTTTGTTGGGAAGCATGTGATGCAAAGAAATATGCACttagtgtttgtgtacattttatgcTTGTAGACGATACATACAAACGTAtacaaattatatattatttcataatgtaaaaTTAATCCAAACATCAGATTAAACTTAATTTATACCTAGGGTCACCAGAAGGGAATATCTGGCATATGGGGCATTGCTTGGGAACGTAAAAACTAATATCTTCTTAACTTCTTCGGTGAAAGTATTCAAAACATGTATGAATAAGGTTCAGCGGGCATATCATGCCTAAGTTTGCCAATTTTGTAAAAGACAAAAGTAATTGAAATGGTTGGATACGTCAGAGTTCTGTAATGAACGACCCCTCAAGCTCAATGACAGAGAACATTCTTGCACAGAATGTAAAAACAACGCAAACATTTTAACAGAAAAATAGAACTCTGCTCTTCTAAGCAACataataacaagaaaccaggcaagcctagttcagccggcccccAATAAAACACGTTGTTTCCtcggtcgcccacgtgaaagggctgtgtcgttaaccaatACACCGCCGAGCTGTACACTCGCCAGCTGTCAGTATAACCtcgtctctatcctgaacaaatgcaTTTCACAAGTAGGGTAATGTCAGTAAAAACTGTGCTATCCCCACTTTTGATTTTGCAGTGCAGATGTACAATCTTTAGTGAATATGTTCTCACCTAAATCTGAAGATAAGTTAAATAATTAAGGAAATTAAGTCCTTTAATCAATACGATTCGGTTCCCAACGTTGAACACGTTGCTACCAAAAGGAGCCGTTCAAAAAGAGGTTCGTGAACCACTCCCCCGATCACCACTACCTTGGTTTAGTAATCCTCCGAGGTTGATAGTATTTTTTGCTATGACTTTTCTAAAAATAAGCCCCCTGCATTATCGGGTGTGAGACAAAAAGTTTAATGAAGAAGCAATTCTCACTCCGACCTGAGAAAGGCAGCAATACGAAATATAGCGTCTAGTCTGCCGGAAACACACAACAAGAAGAAGCGTACAGGAGAACTAGCTCACGGTGCAAGTTTCGAGTTGCAAGAAAAGGCATCTTCTAAAAAGTatcaacaactgtaaaaatgtccGGACGGTCAGGTCGCGCGGAGACACGAAGTCGTGCTAAAGACGACATTAAAAAGGTGCTGGCTGCGATTGAAAAAGTGCGTAAATGGTAAGTCATAATCGCGTGGATTGTGTAAATAATACTCAAACATCTGCAACGCCACACTGCAAACTTCACTCGGAAAATAGTAGATGGCTTGGTGAGTGACTTAAAAGATAGCCAATGGAGAGACTGGGCTGACGAAGACCGGTAACTCTAGGGGTGGGACTAACggattttgttttatacaagatGTCAAAATGGCTACATTTGTCCACATGTTGTTACAATATTTATGCATTCTGATCATACTCTGACCCACATTGAAAATATCAAGCACCCATCTGTTgaacagtacacattttaagCTGAATAACATGCACACATTGAAAATAAAGCCGGTTACAACTGTGGTCTTATTAAAATATGGGCTATTTACATTGCCTAGATATACTCTAGGAGAAAATCAGCCCACACCAACAGAATCCTGTTCATACTTGTATATCTTTTATTGTATTATTGACTATTAAGAACTTCACATTTTAAGGGAGAAGAAGTGGGTGACAGTTGGAGACACATCCCTGCGCATATTCAAGTGGGTGCCTGTGTCAGACACTAAACAGGTACTGTGGATCAATTATAGCCTGACCGATTACTATGTTTGGCCATTCTTTGTTTGGTTCTTTAAACTTAATGAGACACACCAAGCTAACTGCTGCCTCTAGTTTACACAAACTCAAAtcttttttggtttttgttattttctttttattcccTCCAGATTTACCGGAGCAAATCCACAACTGGAGAGGTTCGTGGTCTAAAAGATGTAGTGTTGGAAAATACCAGCTCTACTTTGGACTTCCAGGGTAAGGCATAGCTGACTGAGAAGCAAAGCAGCACTGTTTGGTGCAGATTACACCAGTGCACACAATATAACCTGTTTAGGGTCGATGCCATGTAAATGTAGTcattttagattaaaaaaaaaaaaaaacatatagccATTAACTGAAATTTCAATTCacctcctgaatttaaatgATACTGATCTTAAATCATTCACAACTGCTCCTGTAATCTTCACCACAGACGAATGCAGCAACCAGAGTTTCCTGTCTGATGTTTATCAGCCCAAAATGGACAGCTGCAGCTCCAGCTCCCAGCACGCCAGTGAGGCCGTCAGTCCTTCGCCCCACACGTCGACCCTCCGCACATCTGAAGACTCCCAACCACCCATGCTTGGCCAGGAGAGTGTGGAAGgtacagatgggtgacaaatCACAGGAAAAACCCACATAAAGAATCTCAGCATGGTGTTGGGCCAGCAGGACAGCATCAGTCCACCTTGGCAAAGAGTCCACGAGTCTCTGGAGCAATACTGGAGGGACTGAACATCATTCGTCCCAAATATATTCCTTCACGTGGTGTTTTAATGACGTGATGGTTAGAACAGTCGGTCCAAAATCTCCAAACGGTGTTTCATTCGGGATGAGAGCTGGTGTCTGCGTGGGCCATAGCAGACACCAGATCTCACATAATCTTCATACTTATCAAACCATTCAGGGGCCCCTTGTGCCCTGTGGATGAGgaattgtcatcctggaagaaaCCAAATAGTGAGCCCTCTTTCAGAGTCACTTTCCCCTTgacatcttgatccaaaatcggGGTGAACtcggcctgctcagcatttttatgatAGGATgcttaattgcttaattgtatcatgcattTACACCTGTGTGGAACCATCTGCCTTTATGTTCCTCCACAGATTTTTCTGGTTTTCCCTTTAATTTGTTACCCGTCCATATGTTGGTCTAGCATAGATACACACCAGCACACTGCACCAATGTGGTGATAGCAAATTTTTTTCAGACTGTCTTCTGTCCTGTAGATTTCATGTCGCCTGTCATGTCAACTGTTTCCTCAATAAGtcttacaataaaacatttgtaaaaactaTTTCACTCTGCTTCCAGAACCatccgagccagcggatgagcCTCCAACATTGATCAAGGAGGACCTGCTTTTGCCCCTCAGTGTTCAAGTAAGCGCTCCATGCACAGAGGTTTGTAACTTTTTTATAGTGACAGATTTGGGATTAACTCACAGACTGCATGTTTTTGTGCTGCTCATTAAAGGGATAATTCgtctaaaaatcatatttatcaaAATAGTCCCCTACCAAAATTTTGTCCAGAATGGACATAATGATATTTTTCCAACCATACGTTATTCAGCCGGGTCCCCagctgtaattagcattattagcattgtccaaattcatgaatggaaacactTCGAACTAAATGTAGTAATCTGTCGCGGTAgcattgattattattattattatttttttaactgtacacTGACCAAACAACCTGTGGAATTTGATCAATCCAAACCAGCactaacaaattatttttgttagtgCTGTAGTGGGAccaacagtttccattcatgaatttggatgatgctaagaatgctaattacagccagggacagagctgaataacgTCTGGTTGGGAAAAAATGAGTCTATGTCCATTCTGGATTAACTTTTGGTAAGTACATTTTTAGATTAATATGATTTTTAGACAAACTATCTCTAAGAAAACGAACCGGCTTTTTGGGTGTGGTTTGTGGTTTGATGTGGTTCTGTAATATTTGCCACATCATGCCctggcattttttattttttttaccctcaAGTCACTATTGAATATTGACATCAAAGGTACTTAATTTTTCTAACAatctttaatttgttttttaatttagaAGAGTTGGtaaccagaattttttttaatctaagaAGCACAATCACTAATTAATTGAATCTCATTGGGAGGCCCTGgcgcacaactgagcaagaggttAAATACATTAGAGCAGAGgggtcaaaccggttccacggagggccgagtgtctgcaggttttccatctcaccttgtacttgattgattaattaggtcactaattggttaggtTTGAACTTGGGaccaatttaaagaaaaacatttaaaacctgcaaacactcagccctccatggaaccagtttgacatcTCTGCATTAGTGTCTAATtttaagaaacagacagaggtcCTCAgttggcagcttcattaaatagtacccgcaaaacaccagtctcaacatcaacattgaacaggcgactctgggatgctggccttctcttgctcagttgttcaCCGGGGCCTCTCACTCTTTCGGTTCTGGTTTGTggtgttctgtgaagggagcaaTGCACaacattgtacgagatcttcagtttcttggcaatttctcaaatggaatagccttcatttctcagaacaagaatagacgagtttcagaagaaagttctttgtttctagacattttgagcctgtaaacgaacccacaaacactgattcTGAAGATAATGAAgtagtctaaaggccagttttattgcttctttgatcagcacaacagttttcagtggtgttAACATAATCGCAGAAGGGTCTATTATGATctattagccttttaaaattataaacttggattagcataTAAAACATGCAATTGGAACCcaggattgatggttattgataatgggcctctgtaggcCTATGTACATATTCCATACAAATTCAGCTGTTTCCTGCTACAATAGTGCAACATTAAtttgcaacattaacaatgtctacactgtatttctgatcattttttattttattttaatggacagaaaatttgcttttctttctaaagggacattcctaaatgttttttcactATCTATACCAGTGTGCCATGtgtctttaaaataaaaaaaattaaaaatgtaatcaattataaattaaggctataacaaaaaattaagagaaagtGAGGAAGTCTGAATACCTCTTCACTTTCAAATAGCCTATTCTTCTTTTTCATCATTTCAGTAAGTTAGCTAAATAGCAGCTACAGATATACCATATAAATATAAAGTAAATGCTATAGTAATGGTGATAGCCTGTACATAAACATATATCCTGTTAATCTTACTTACAGCAGTGCTCTGGGCCAGTATGTGTACTTAATATCAATAGAATGGTTAAAAAAACGAATTTGTCACTTAATAGGGTGCATCTTTGGTTTCAAAAACAGAATattgcattttacaatttataaaacatttacattttgaatacaGACGATCAACAAATAGGTGAAACTTAACAGAGTATCCAATAAATTATTCAGATTTGCTAAGGAACAGGTGAACACAATTTAAGAACTGTTAATCTTAAAGTTGGAAAATTATTTCTAACGGCACTATAtagcatgaaataaaataccACAATCAATATGTCAACTACAATATTTCTAACAGGAAGAAGAGAGTTCAGGAGCCCCTCCACTGAAGAAAATATGCACAGAGAAAATCGCTGTACTGAGATAGCTACTTCCCTAAATTGTTAAGCTGGGGTTGAAATGCTTGCAGCGCATGCATTTTGAAGGCTTCAAAtgggacatactgtacatagagGATCATACAATCTGCATTTATGTTAATCAAGTCATTACAAATTGCATTTGTTATTGTTGAAAAAagttattgttaaaaaaaatgttttaaataatttaatacattttcttttaatacaattggataaaaaaaatcacctttTCAAGGGAATGGTATGCTGTTTTGTGTGttacactgtacatacagttaATGTAatatgtgtttttgctttgcagtatatacaatatttattttgaccCAACTGTCTTATGTTATTTGTAAAATTGCACAGATCAATATGGTTATGGCGCCAAATCATTTTGTGAGGGATTCCAAGGGATGCAGTTGAGCAGGTCTTCATTAATATACTGTTgagtttcttttctttttttcactaTGAAAGTAGCACAACAATGGTAAGGGAAAGTAATTTCACTCACTTGATTGAATTGATtatgttgtaatgtttttaaaacaatattatacATTGTAAGACTTAGAAACCAGTTGGTCACGTCTATCCTTTTGATATATCTGGcttgttacattttcatttgacacTGGATGTGACACTTTGCTTGAGTAAAACATACTTgtaattcagaaatgttttgttcttatgGCTGTTCATGCTCTTACTTTGTGtttcaatgtatatattttatttcataattgttTCCTACCTAACTTAGTTCATGCCTCTGGCAGTCAGCGTCAAACAGTAATTTGACTGCTTAACAATGTAAGTACACGGATACAATGGGAACTGTCCCAATATGGCCTAATAAATAAAAacgtaaggggggggggggggggggggggggggggaaatctgtattttctgaCTCAAAAAAGCAATGTTTGGTCAGATTTTTATGTGAACATATTGACTATAGccagacaaatacatttagaaaagaAATATTGGGCAAAatgattattttattgcaacttAATAGAATGCCAAACTATTTGAATGGGGTGTTATACCCCACTATTGGGGCAAAATCAGTACCAATTGATAGGCCTATTACATTATATGTTAATATATGCTCACTGAACAAGCCATTAAACTAAAAACTACTTCTAGGGTATACCTTGAACTTTTGTTCATTTACCAGGCCACCCTACACAGTGGCATATTACCATAATCAATTACAGGCCAGACGGTTACCGAAACAAACGTCCTACTCgattcaaaagaaaaacatgactaatttagaaaatgaaacCTCAAGTTAAGCCTAAGCGTCGTTTGACAAGACATGTAGGGTTTATAGTGAGACACTTTTCCAACAGGAAGTACAGGGACATATACGCGGAAACCATTTTTTGTCGGCGTTTCCCGCTCGGTGACTGTAAATGGAAGACAACACAAAAGTAGACACTTTccaattacaatttattttttaaggatTAGGGTACTTACATACATGACTAGCGGACGGCTGCAGATGGTTGTCCTTCAAGACGTTTCTCCGATCtacacaggaactctggagcttTGTCATCTTCCTTCTCCCCGATTGTTCACTTTGGTCGTGTTGTTAGGCTGTAAcgtaataaaatgtggaaaaggtgaaggggtctgaatactttacgAATGTACTGAAAAATGCTATGTTTATATCTGACCAGCAGGTGTCACGGTTGTGTAGCGAGTTTTAAAGCTTCGAGTAATTAACAATTTTTCGAAAcgatcattaaatgtttctgaagGCCCCGTTATTACTAGCAAGCTTAAATATGTTGTCACTTAGTTTTTAACCCGGTGCattatttaagaaaaacatcTTAAATAATGCATGAATATAATTATATTGATTCACAACAACGATCTGTAGGTGTTgcggagagggggagacatTTGGGTTACTGTCTTTCTTTGACTTTGGCCTTGGCTTTAGGGTGATTAGAAGCAGGGTCCTTTCAGATAGTAGTCAGATGTCCCAACTATTTGGGCACATTACCACCCATGAATGAACGGAGAACGGGCTTACAAGACCTTGCAGTCCAACCATAAAAATATGAGAACATTTTTGAACGCCCACTCCCTTACAATTGCCTCATTTTCTTGCTTTTTATTAGAACTATGGCTAGATTAAACCCCTAAAACACGTTGAAAGTTACTAGTCGAGTAAATCATGGGACAGATGGCTGAGATGATGGCGTGtgattttggaaaatatatgtatcTGTAGACTAATATAGTTTAACAGAAAACTGCACACATTTGTTTCTATTATAAAATGcagaaaacataattttgtctgttgtctttATGGACACAAATATAGCATGTTTTTTGCTACTAAAATCAGTTGTATGTATGGTAAATTGACCACGCAGTGAAGGGCAAACACCTCCACAAGCAAGTCGAAGCAAAGGGAAATAAAGGATTTGAGCGTGTGCACGTTAACTCGGCGGCTCAATATGAAATAGACAGGTAGAAATGACCAGTGAGTGATCGATTTTGTGGGCGCTGTACTCGTGAGACCAATCGAAAACAGAGGGCGGGATAAATCAATACGACGTTGTTTGCTTCCGGGGAAACAGAGTTTTGGGGTTTTTGCCGGGTAAGAACTCCCGCCATTTTTCTAACCCAAGTGTTATCGTCTTGCATTTTTTCCAATGTAGTTATTACGACCCGTTGTTATCATTATTACAAGTTCAACTTCAAGGACGTAAATACATAGTAATACTATACACTTCGTGAGAAGAGGCCTAGTTTTTGGAGACAAGGGTGTAGTAGAGTGCGCCAGACCCCCTGACGGGAACCTCAGCTATTGCCGCGAGTTCGAGAATCTTGTGAAGCTTGCATCTCCATCCTCTTTTTGGACTAGCAGAACTTTCTCCAAATACCTATAGAGTACATTCTTATTGTACACCTTTAAACAGACGATTTTGCCACGTTTGTGTTAAATAATGACACTACTACCAGCAAACGGAACAAGGATGCGACGTGACTGCTAGGAAGAAGTGCTGTGTTATTGTTTTGCAACGAGGATTTAGCcgactaacgttagctagcttgctagccAGCTAGCCAGTAGTAGGTTAGCAAGCTAAATGCTACACGTTGAATGCCCCGGGAACGTGGAGAGTGCTTGGTGATATTCTTTTGGATACTTGACTACATGCTAAGGCTGTATAATCATATTTTCCGTAGTTTTGTGCTAGGAGTTTTATTTTTAGAGTCGTCATCGCTGCCGTCTTGTACTCACGATGGCACCACTGCTGGGCCGGAAACCATACCCACTGGTTAAGCCGCTAGCCGGGCCGCCAGGCCCAGATGAGGAGGTTTACATCATCGAACACACCAATGAGGCCTTCAGGAACAAAGAGTATCCTTTCACATTAGGGCAAAGCCGTCTCTCGGCGAATCAGTTAACCAATTAACTGGTTACTAAGCACAACCGTAGTATGCATACTATGTGATACGTTTAattttttgtcagtgtgttaaatGTTATTCACTTTCTGAAGTTTAATAATAGCTacgataactagctagctgtgTCAGTTGTgcttttgcattgttttagcaGATTTCCCTGTATCTTACCAAGCACAGTTATAGACTCGGCGTAATCGTACTAGCTTAAGTTATGTCCTTGGCTATATTAAGACTAGTTACCTCGACTAGCACCATAACtactattatttttattgtttactaACCATCTGGCTAGGTATCTTATGTATCTGTAATTAATAGTTTACTGTTTGGGTGACTCTCACATGCCGACTCATTGGCGCGTTTGATAGCATAGCTAGCTACAGTCAGTACTGTGTGGGAGACGGGTTTGGCAACTCCGTTCCTGGCGTGTTGACGGCCGTGGTTTTTGCAGGGGTTTGTCCCAATTACGCACAACACTAAGCTACATCGTAAAATAGTCCAAGTAGTTTAGCGATGGCCTCTGTTAGACACCTGGTCTTGTAAATCAGAAAACATGAAGTGCGGAACTCATAAGATCATGTTTGTATAGCCCCGGAGTACACTAGTAAGGAGGAAACTTGAGACAGACTCCTTCACGTTATGTCACATCAATTTTTGACACTGGCTAGCTCGATCATGTCGGTCAGATTTGACTTGTAGATCAAGCTGTCAAGTTGTACTTGTTGAATTGACAACCCCTTTAAGAGAGTGCCACACTATATGCTCAATGCAAATTATGTTCTAAGTGCATGTTGCTCAACTGTCAAACCAAAAAGCACTTTAATGCTTGACTTTGTAGTCTCCTACTATTGTAATAATATAGCTTCAGGAATATTGTGGTGCAATCATTGCTACTGTTAGTCTTTCTAAAACCTCAATAACCCTATCTGATATATGGTTACAAGATATCTATAAGTAAGCCCTATTCCAAAACTTCTGATCTGCAATTTAAAGAGTTGAGCATGTACTGTACCAAATAATGTCTAACTAGCTGTGATTTTCCTGGTAGCCATTTTGAAACTAGCAGAGAACACACATATGTTTGATGTACAGTTACAAGGTAACATACTTAGTGTTGGGTTAGTAAGCAAATAGTTGCTGGTTTAGACCATGGAATTGATGTTAAGCCTGTTGatgtgtccttgagcaaggcatttaacCCCACATGCTCCTATAAGTGTGTTAAATGactaacatttcaaaatgttatgacTTAGCTACTTAAAATAGCACAAGCGTTCATATGATGGCAACCTAGCCTGAACATTTTTACATAACATCTAATGTTATCTAATTTGACTCACACTGTTTCCTCCCACAATTTACCTGAATCCTGGCTTTCCTATAGGTTTGGCTTTATGAGCCTAGTGAACTAGCTAGAAGAATTATTAGAAGAGTCAAGTAGTTTAGTTGTGTTGTCAATTGatcctatgtttttattatatgtttttattatgcCAATGCTGGCTAGCAATAGGtagaaaacatttcctttaaacTGCACGCAGGAACACTGGGTGACCCCGGATAGGTTgaaaagcaaatattttcagaattgtCAAATATAAGTCTGCCTTCCTGTCAGCATTTCTCTGCAAGAGCCCCATACTTCAGTTGTGCAGATTGTAGCAGCTAACAGGAGGCAGCTACTAATTTGTTTATactaatgttagctagttaCTACCTTTCCAGTAGCTagctttattattcaaattttGTTTTACTGGCTAGATGCATCCCTATCCCAAatctattgttttatttaatatgaAGTTTGGCTCTGGCTTAGCTACattgttagctagcatgctacCTTTCATTACAAACTTAAAAAGGCTGCCCATTGATGAGTTCAGAACACTATAGTTGTGGAATGCTTTTTGGGTCTTTGTGTGTCAAAATTGAATTGATGTGAAATAGGCTTTTAATATGTGAAGTAGCAAAACTCACTTAATGTCTTGTGCATTGATTTGAGATAGCTAGATTGGTACTTACCTGGCAAccagctgtaaaaaaaaaaaaaaaaaaaagaccagaaACCAAGGCCCTGCGTGCTATTATACTCTGTGTTGCCAAGCTTTGTTGGGGTGACAGGTTCCAGTTGCAAACATTAATACAAGTGCGTATTTACTAATGATTTGTGCGTATTTACAAGTGCGTATTTTGACTAATATCATGGCATGCTGTGGAGTTACACTTTTATCACATCATTCACATGGATGTTATGACAAATTAGGTGGGGGGAGAGATATGTCTTGTAGTTTTCCTGACGATATGGCCAGAGAGTACGAGGCACGCCTGCAGAGGTATGCCGAGCGCATCTGGACGTGCAAGAGCACTGGGAGCAACCAGCTCACTCACAAGGAGGCctgggaggaggagcaggaagtCACCGAACTGTGAGTAATAATGTCCGTGTTCATTCGTTAATCTCCTCACCCTATCAGAGAGGGCTCCGTTTTAATAGAAGTTCACATCATGTTTACGTGCGTAAGCAGAACGATGCAGCTCCATATGTAGAGCACACCGCTTAGCGTTTTCTCTTTACACTGCTCTGTTGTTGGATGTTATCTGCTCGCCCGTCCTTACATTATATTGACTCTGTGAATAGTTGTCTTGGAggcaatgtcttttttttttatggctgtGGATCTGACTACTCTCCTCATGCCACCATGTATCTGGAAAACATCTGCCGTGTCTTATGTCCTGCCGTAGCTCATACTCCCTTAGCCTTTCACACTTATCTGTTGCTTTATCTCCTCAGCCCCCTTGTCCTCAATTTGCTCAAGAACAGTGATCTGAACTAGTCTACCATACTCCTGATggcacattataaaacaaatagaatTTCTAGTCCTACTGTCCGgccttttaaatattttccagagcagGAGTACTTCAGAATTCAGATGTAGCGTGATGCCCGATTCATACGAGCGCATAGTCCACTTTGCCTGGTATACATAGTCTGGCATACCAACATACTGGTTTGGATGAGGTGGCCGGTACCCACCAGACATTATGTTCTGGTTATACCAGCACCAACCAAACTCTTACGATGGTTTGACATGACTTTTTGCTGGTCAGGCTCCAAGAGGAGTATCCACTATGGTTCGAGAAGCCCGTCCTGGAGATTGTCCATCACAACACTGTCTCCTTGGACAAGCTGGTAGACCTGGCGTGGGTGGAGATTCTAACCAAGTACGCAGCGGATGAAGAGTGTGACTTTCTGGTGAGGTTCTTTTATTTTGGAAGAACACTTTAGATATATTATCTTGGTTCACGTGGTGAGCTGGAAGTTAAGGGAAGTGGAAATGTGGTTAATGGGTATTCCTCCAAATGCATTGTCTTTTTCCTCATTAATTTGTTTTGGGGGTTGTTAGGTGGGAAAGGAAAAGAGCTTGCGGGTTAAGGTTGTGAAGATACACCCACTTGAGGGGAATGCTGAGGGTGAGACGTCAGAGAAGAAGCTGGAGGGGGCCTGCGACTCTCCTTCCAGTGACAAGGAGAATGCCAGCCAGGAGAACCAGAAGAAGGAACAACCGCTGCCCTGTG
The sequence above is a segment of the Esox lucius isolate fEsoLuc1 chromosome 1, fEsoLuc1.pri, whole genome shotgun sequence genome. Coding sequences within it:
- the bcl7bb gene encoding B-cell CLL/lymphoma 7 protein family member B-B isoform X1 yields the protein MSGRSGRAETRSRAKDDIKKVLAAIEKVRKWEKKWVTVGDTSLRIFKWVPVSDTKQIYRSKSTTGEVRGLKDVVLENTSSTLDFQDECSNQSFLSDVYQPKMDSCSSSSQHASEAVSPSPHTSTLRTSEDSQPPMLGQESVEEPSEPADEPPTLIKEDLLLPLSVQVSAPCTEEEESSGAPPLKKICTEKIAVLR
- the bcl7bb gene encoding B-cell CLL/lymphoma 7 protein family member B-B isoform X2 yields the protein MSGRSGRAETRSRAKDDIKKVLAAIEKVRKWEKKWVTVGDTSLRIFKWVPVSDTKQIYRSKSTTGEVRGLKDVVLENTSSTLDFQDECSNQSFLSDVYQPKMDSCSSSSQHASEAVSPSPHTSTLRTSEDSQPPMLGQESVEEPSEPADEPPTLIKEDLLLPLSVQEEESSGAPPLKKICTEKIAVLR